GCGCCCTACCAACACCAGATACGGCGACTAGAAATCTCGCCACTGGCTTTGTATCACCCCGCACGCCTCTTGAAGCTCAACTGGTGCAAATTTGGAGTGAAGTCTTGGGAACCGAACGTATTGGCGTGAAGGATAACTTCTTTGAACTTGGCGGTCATTCCTTGTTAGCAACTCAAGTGGTGTCACGAATCAACTCAGCTTTTAAACTTGACCTATCTGTACAGATGATCTTTGAGTCTCCCACAGTGGTTGGTATAGCAGCTTATATTCAGGCAATAGATTGGGCAGCACAAGATTTAGCAGTACTTGATATCAGTAGTGAGGTAGTGGAGTTTTAAGCATGACTAACAGCATTGTTGAATTCATTTGTCACCTGAGCAACTTGAGTATTAACCTGGAGATCGATGGCGATCGCCTGCGTTGTCGCGCACCTGAAGGAGCTTTAACACCAATGCTGCGCCAAGAAATAGCTGGGCGTAAAACAGAAATTATGCTGTTTTTACAGCAAGCAAAGCAGGTAAAAGCTACTCATCAATTACCCATTCAAAGAGTGCCACGAGATGCGGAGTTACCGCTATCATTTGCCCAGCAGCGACTCTGGTTTGTCCAACAACTCTCACCGGACAATGATTCTTACAATATGTTGGAGGCATTGCGGCTGGATGGTGCGCTCAATATAGTGGCACTGGAGCAGAGCCTCAATGAACTTGTCCGCCGCCACGAGGTCTTAAGAACCACTTTTCCCACGTTAGACGGAAAACCTATCCAAAAAATTGCCCCAGATACTGCCGTAACTTTGCCCATCCATGACTTACAGGAGCTGTCAACCCAGGAACAAACTGCCCAAATTCGACAAATGGCGGAGTCTCTTGCATCTGCGTCCTTCGATTTGGCGGTTGAACCACTGGTACAATTCACCCTACTCCAACTGAGTCACAAGGAGTATGTACTGCTGTTGAAGATGCACCACATCATCTATGATGGCTGGTCTTTAAACATCTTCTTTAGTGAATTATCTCAGTTATATGCAGCTTTTACCCAAGGATTGCCCAACCCACTACCCGAACTACCCATCCAGTATGCTGATTTTGCCTTTTGGCAACGCCAGTGGTTAACAGGCTCAGTCCTAGAACGCCAACTTAATTACTGGCAACAACAGTTAGCAGATGTTCCAAACGTACTAGAACTGCCTCCCGATAAACCGCGTCCCCCAATCCAAACCTTCCAGGGTGGAGCTAAGTCTTTTGTGCTCGATCGCGACCTCACGCAACGCCTCCAGCAATTGAGTCAGGAGTCGGACGCAACATTATTTATGACCCTACTGGCAGGTTTTTTCGTTTTAATTTCTCGCTATAGCGGTCAGCCAGATATTGTTGTGGGATCGCCCATCGCCAACCGCAACAGCCCCCAAATTGAGAAGTTAATGGGGTTTTTTGCAAATACTCTAGCATTAAGAGGCAATCTTTCTGACAACCCCAGCTTTACTGACTTTTTGGCACAAGTGCGGCAAACCACTTTATCAGCCTATGCCCACCAAGACTTACCCTTTGAAATGTTGGTGGAAAAGCTACAGCCAGAGCGAGATTTGAGCCGCAACCCTTTGGTGCAGGTGATGTTTTCCCTCCAGAATGCACCCCAGTCTTCTGGCAATTTATCAGGGTTAAATATCCAGAACCTGCCCTTGCCCATTGATGTCAGAGCTAGGTTTGACCTGGAGGTGAACTACTGGGAAGTCCCTTCTGGTTTAGAGGGCGTTTGGTGTTATAATACCGATTTATTTGAGGCAACCACAATTGCACGCATAGCCCAACATTTTCAAACTTTACTCAAAGCAATTGTGGCTAATCCAAAAGTGCGAATTTCAGAATTACCACTGTTGACTCCAGCACAGCGTCATCAATTGTTAGTGGAGTGGAACGATACTCAAGTAGATTATCCCCACGACAAGTGTATCCATCAGTTGTTTGAGCAACAGGTAGCGCGTACTCCAGATGCCGTGGCAGTGGTGTATGAAAACGAACAATTAACTTATCATGAATTGAATTGCCGTGCGAACCAGTTGGCACACCACTTACGTTCTTTGGGTGTCGAAGCAGATGTACTAGTTGGGTTGTGCGTCGAGCGATCGATAAACGCGATTGTGGGAATGTTAGGCATTCTCAAGGCGGGTGGGGCTTATGTGCCGCTTGACCCTGAGTATCCCCAAGAGCGTTTGAGCTTTATGCTTCGTGATGCTCAAATTTCCGTGTTGTTGACAGTGCGATCGCTCGTTCACAAATTGCCAGAGCATACTGCACAAGTGGTTTGTTTGGATACTGACTGGCACTTAATTGAGCAATGCAGTCAGGATAATGCGATGGCATTTGTACAAGCAACTCACTTGGCTTATGTAATTTATACCTCTGGTTCTACAGGTCAGCCTAAAGGAGTTGAAGTTGTACACCGTGGTGTGAATCGTCTGTTGTTTGGCGTCAACTACGTTCATCTCGATGCTACACAAACATTTCTTCAACTAGCCCCAATTTCTTTTGATGCGTCTACATTCGAGATTTGGGGAGCTTTGCTACATGGTGCAAAATGCGTTCTTTCCTGTGGATCGATTCCCACATCTCAAAAGCTGCGCGAGGAAATCCACAAACATGGCATTACTGTTGTATGGCTGACGGCAGCATTGTTTAACTCCATCATTGACGATGACCCACAGGCATTATCAGGAATTAAACAGCTACTCATTGGTGGGGAAGCACTTTCAGTAGCACACGTCCGGAAAGCTTTAGAAAATCTGCCATTGACACAAATTATTAATGGATATGGACCGACAGAATGCACAACCTTTACTTGTTGTCACCCTATCCCCAGACAGATTGAGGCAAATATAGAATCAATCCCCATTGGTCGCCCTATTGGCAATACACAAGTCTACATCTTAGACGCATATCTGCAACCAGTTCCCGTTGGCGTACCAGGAGAATTGCATATTGCTGGTGCGGGTTTAGCACGCGGCTATCTCAACCGACCGGAGTTAACCAATGAAAAATTTATTCCCAATCCTTTTGAAGTAGGAGAGAGTAAATTATATAAAACTGGGGATTTAGCGCGTTATTTACCTAATGGTAACATCGAATACTTAGGACGCATTGATAACCAAGTAAAAATTCGAGGCTTCCGCATCGAGTTGGGAGAGATTGAAGCCGTACTCAATCAACACGATCGCGTGCAGGTCTCTTGCGTCATTGTCCGCGAAGATAGCCCTGGTGAGAAGCGGTTAGTTGCTTACGTAGTACCGCACAAACAGGAGACACTTACCACAAGCGAAATCCGTGAGTT
This genomic interval from Scytonema hofmannii PCC 7110 contains the following:
- a CDS encoding non-ribosomal peptide synthetase; translated protein: MTNSIVEFICHLSNLSINLEIDGDRLRCRAPEGALTPMLRQEIAGRKTEIMLFLQQAKQVKATHQLPIQRVPRDAELPLSFAQQRLWFVQQLSPDNDSYNMLEALRLDGALNIVALEQSLNELVRRHEVLRTTFPTLDGKPIQKIAPDTAVTLPIHDLQELSTQEQTAQIRQMAESLASASFDLAVEPLVQFTLLQLSHKEYVLLLKMHHIIYDGWSLNIFFSELSQLYAAFTQGLPNPLPELPIQYADFAFWQRQWLTGSVLERQLNYWQQQLADVPNVLELPPDKPRPPIQTFQGGAKSFVLDRDLTQRLQQLSQESDATLFMTLLAGFFVLISRYSGQPDIVVGSPIANRNSPQIEKLMGFFANTLALRGNLSDNPSFTDFLAQVRQTTLSAYAHQDLPFEMLVEKLQPERDLSRNPLVQVMFSLQNAPQSSGNLSGLNIQNLPLPIDVRARFDLEVNYWEVPSGLEGVWCYNTDLFEATTIARIAQHFQTLLKAIVANPKVRISELPLLTPAQRHQLLVEWNDTQVDYPHDKCIHQLFEQQVARTPDAVAVVYENEQLTYHELNCRANQLAHHLRSLGVEADVLVGLCVERSINAIVGMLGILKAGGAYVPLDPEYPQERLSFMLRDAQISVLLTVRSLVHKLPEHTAQVVCLDTDWHLIEQCSQDNAMAFVQATHLAYVIYTSGSTGQPKGVEVVHRGVNRLLFGVNYVHLDATQTFLQLAPISFDASTFEIWGALLHGAKCVLSCGSIPTSQKLREEIHKHGITVVWLTAALFNSIIDDDPQALSGIKQLLIGGEALSVAHVRKALENLPLTQIINGYGPTECTTFTCCHPIPRQIEANIESIPIGRPIGNTQVYILDAYLQPVPVGVPGELHIAGAGLARGYLNRPELTNEKFIPNPFEVGESKLYKTGDLARYLPNGNIEYLGRIDNQVKIRGFRIELGEIEAVLNQHDRVQVSCVIVREDSPGEKRLVAYVVPHKQETLTTSEIREFLSNKLPGYMIANAFVILESLPLTQNGKIDRHALQAPSHISDSDRFIEARNQLELKLVQIWSKILKIDKIGVQDNFFDLGGHSLLATYLMTQIKQQFDKDISLTTLFQNPTIEQLAIIIQQDSHDSNSSCLVAIQPNGTNLPFFCVPGAGGRPFYFYHLGRYLGEEQPLYSFENDLYEKVGSIGSIEEVASIYVTAMQTVQPQGPYFLGGHSYGGNVAFEMAQQLHKQGQKVALLAIIDSSAPTYKDKQMLVDYLNWEHARWLAEVSKGIEIYLDKEVDISYETLQPLSVEEQLKYVLHYFKIANMLAPNAETTQLTNIVQAYKTSCLCLVDYVPKELYPGKITILRANEDLPDDPNSELASEVAKDFSLGWSEFSTEPVDIHFVLGNHVSIMAEPHVQVLAEQLKACIQKARE